A single genomic interval of Malania oleifera isolate guangnan ecotype guangnan chromosome 13, ASM2987363v1, whole genome shotgun sequence harbors:
- the LOC131145984 gene encoding uncharacterized protein LOC131145984, whose product MMAQDPELTRREAEMSDDSTSSLFSNRRRCHFRMPCLGSRRPRPSESVWWTRMRSAEIDDAGWWARGVSAVKKLREWSELIAGPKWKTFIRRFNKNIGSCSGGGGCSGVVGGGGGGSKLQGKFQYDPLGYALNFDDGPGQNRNFDEDYLRPTFSARFASVPESVRPSVDLGRNPTVFA is encoded by the coding sequence ATGATGGCGCAGGATCCTGAGTTGACGCGCAGAGAAGCGGAAATGAGTGACGACTCGACGAGCAGTTTGTTTTCGAACAGGAGACGGTGTCATTTCCGCATGCCGTGCTTGGGTTCCCGGCGGCCGCGCCCCTCCGAATCAGTCTGGTGGACGAGGATGCGCAGTGCGGAGATCGACGACGCCGGGTGGTGGGCCCGAGGGGTCAGTGCGGTCAAGAAACTGAGGGAGTGGTCGGAGCTCATCGCCGGCCCCAAATGGAAAACTTTCATTCGGCGCTTCAACAAGAACATCGGCAGCTGTTCCGGAGGGGGCGGCTGCTCCGGCGTGGttggcggcggcggcggcggaaGTAAGCTTCAGGGAAAATTCCAATATGACCCCTTGGGCTACGCGCTCAACTTCGACGACGGCCCGGGGCAGAACAGGAATTTCGACGAGGACTACCTGCGCCCCACCTTCTCGGCACGGTTCGCTTCTGTACCCGAGTCGGTGAGGCCTTCAGTGGATCTTGGCAGGAATCCGACGGTCTTTGCGTGA